The sequence below is a genomic window from Thermodesulfobacteriota bacterium.
TTCATGTGCAGTGCACATATATATGTGCAATTTTACATTCAAATAACATTCGTTTTGCCGACAAACTGCTTTCATACAATAGCCTGGTTATCAATAACTTATTGTTTATACAGCTATATATTGCACTGTTTATTTAATATACTTTACATAAAGACAAACCTAACACTTTGGCATAAATATTGAAAGGAGATTCGGATAAAAACAAAATGAACAGAGTTCATAGTCAGTGACTTATCAAAAAAACAGCGATGAAATGGTTTTTGTAATGTGGATGAAAAAAATATCTGTTGTTATAATTCTATTTTTAACTGCGTCCGATCTTTATTCACAGGGTAGCGTTCATATTTATTCAACCGGATCGATCATGGAAATTGACCGATGCGCTTCAGCCTGGCTAATTAAAAAATTCGTAGATAAGAAAGCTGTATTCAAGTTTTTTCCTGATGGGGAGATTATCGAAGTCGGAATTCCTTTTGATACACCTGATGCCGAGCTGTCGCGTACACATCGTCGGTCAACCTTTGAGGTTATTATGGATACGTACCAGATTGTCGATCACAGATTGGAAACATTAAAGAAAAATATTCATGATATAGAAATAAATTTCTGGGGGAAAAAGGGTTCAGCGGAATCAACAATTTTTGCCGCGGATGTAAATAAGATAATCAACCAGGCAAAGAATAATGATGATTGTCTGGAGAAGTGTTTTATCTACCTTGATAAGATGATCGAAAATAGGGATCTTTCTCAGAAGATAAAAGTGAAATAATAGCAGTTTTGGGAATTCAAATTTTTATAAAAAAGGAGCGTAACAGGAAAGGGAGGAATTTTGCAGAAAATAGTATTGGGGTGTGTTGTTTTAATTGTTTTGGTTGGCGGGGGACGCATTGGTTATTATGCTGATGCAAGGGAAGTGGTGGTTTTTACAGCACTGGACCAGATCTTTTCGGAACCGATCCTGCAGGATTTTGAAAAAGCAACCGGTATCACTGTCAAAGCCGTTTACGATATTGAAGCCACCAAAACCACCGGGCTGGTTAACCGGCTGATTGCCGAGAAGAAGAATCCCCAATGCGATGTTTTCTGGAATAATGAGGTCATCAAATCGATTATACTAAAACGCAAAGGAATTATTACTCCTTATGTATCTCCGGCATCTGTAGATATTCCAATCCACTTTAAAGATAAAGATGGATACTGGACCGGCTTTGCGGCCCGCGCACGGGTTTTGGTGATAAACACCGAACTTGTTGATAATAATCAACAACCGGATTCCATCTTCAATCTGACCGATTCCAGATGGAAGGGAAAAATTGCTATAGCAAATCCGCTGTTCGGTACAACATCCACCCATGTGGCCGCATTGTTTTCCTATTTAGGTAAAGATAAAGCCCGGCAGTATTTTGAAAATCTGAAAAAAAATCAAATCAGGATTGTCGACGGTAACTCAGTTGTCAAAGACCAGGTGGGTGCCGGGGAGTTGAAGGCCGGTTTTACGGATACGGATGATGTCAATATGGGTTTAAAATTCGGAATGCCGCTTCGACCATTATACCCGGACAAAAGAGGAATGGGAACCCTGTTGATACCCAATACGGTGAGCTTGATCGCTAATTGCCCCAACCCTAACGAAGGAAAAGAATTAATCGATTATTTACTCAGCAAAGAGGTTGAAAAGAAGCTGGCATTTTCCCCATCGGTACAAATGCCTTTAAGGCCCGATGTTCCGACGCCAGAAAATTTTGTAAACATTGCTCAAATTAAGGCAATGGAAGTCAATTATGAGAAGGTGGCGGATGAAATGGATGGTGCCGTCATTTTCGTGCAAAATCTGTTTATTCGATAAAACCCGTTACGAAAGGACATCGCCATACAACCCAAACCCATTACATATTTATCGATTTTTCTATTTACGGCTGTGGCTATATTGCCCATCGGGCTGATGTTTGCTCATTCCATCCATATTGATGGAGAATTGTCCTTGGAACATTATCGGACCGTATTTACGGATATGAGACAATTGACTCTGCTTTTAAAAACCTTGGTGCTGGCATCAGGTGTCACTATATTTTGCCTGATTATAGGAGTATCGTTTGCGTTTTTACTGGCGCGTACCGATGTATATGGGAGAAGAATCTGGCAATGGTTATACCTCCTGCCGTTATGTATTCCGCCTTACCTTCATGCTGTAACCTGGATCTGTCTCCTGAAGGAAAAAGGTTTAGTCAACACATTTCTGATAAAATGGTTTCATCTTAAAGCACCTTTAATCGATATTTACGGCATTAGCGGGTCTATGGTTGTGTTAACTTTTTCCTATTTTCCCTTTATCGTTTTGTTAACCCTTTCCGGTTTCCATACCATGGACCAGCGGATGGAAGACGCTGCCCGGCTGAATTACCGGCCATTTGGCGTGATGAAAAAAGTAACGCTTCCCTTGATCAGTCCGTATATTTTTTCCGGGGCCGTATTTGTTTTCATCTTCTCCTTGTTTAACTATGGCGTTCCGGCCCTGTTGCGGGTGCACACTTATCCGGTGGAGATATTTGCCCGGTTTAGTGCTTTTTATAATGAAGGCGGGGCCACGGCTCAATCTTTTCCGATAGCGGTGATTGCCCTGATCCTGATTACATTTCAGCGATATTATATGGGGTCACGCTCTTATGTTACCATAAACACGGAAAGCAAAGGCGCTTCAATTTTTTACCTGAACAGATACCGGGCGGTTGCCGGCTTGTTTATTTTTGTGATTATACTGTTTTCAGTGGTGTTACCGCTGGTCATTCTATCGATGCAAGCCGGATCATTCAAAAGCTATCAGGTGGCTTTCAGCAAATCGTCAAGGGAAATCATCACCACTGTTTCTCTTTCCGTAGTAGCTGCTACGGCAATGATCTGCCTGGCTTATTTTCTTTCACATCCTATTGAGGATAGACAGGTTAAGGGGCATACTTTGCTGGATTATTTAACTTTTGCTCCTTTTGCTTTTCCGGCCACCGCACTTGGTATCGGGATGATCCGTTTTTGGAATCGACCGCTGACGGAAGCGATTTACAATAGTTCGCTTATCGTTGTGCTTGCCTATATCGCCCGCTTTATTCCTTTTTCTATACGTACCTTAAATTCAAATTTAAAACAGATCAGTACGAGCGTAATAGAAGCCGCGGTATTATGTGAAAAATCCTGGTTTAAAAGAACGGTGAAGATTCAACTGCCCCTTTCACTTAAAGGGGTGGCAGCCGGTTGGGTGATCGCTTTTATTTTATGTACGGGTGAGTTAGGCGCCACACTTTTGGTGATACCACCCGGTAACGGTTCAATTTCTCTAAAAATTTATACCCTGATGCATTATGGGGCCAATAAGATTGTGGCGGCTTTGGCATTGATAGTAATCGGAATCAATTTACTAATATCCTTTACAGTTCTTTCAAGCATGCGCTTTGGCTGGCGAAGGCAGCAGATTTAGGAAATGGTTTAGGGAAAAATGATTGAACTTTGCAGCATCGATCACAGTTACGGAAAAAAAAGGGTCTTAAATGGCTTAAACCTGAAGGTTGATTCCGGAGAATGTCTGGC
It includes:
- a CDS encoding iron ABC transporter permease, whose product is MEHYRTVFTDMRQLTLLLKTLVLASGVTIFCLIIGVSFAFLLARTDVYGRRIWQWLYLLPLCIPPYLHAVTWICLLKEKGLVNTFLIKWFHLKAPLIDIYGISGSMVVLTFSYFPFIVLLTLSGFHTMDQRMEDAARLNYRPFGVMKKVTLPLISPYIFSGAVFVFIFSLFNYGVPALLRVHTYPVEIFARFSAFYNEGGATAQSFPIAVIALILITFQRYYMGSRSYVTINTESKGASIFYLNRYRAVAGLFIFVIILFSVVLPLVILSMQAGSFKSYQVAFSKSSREIITTVSLSVVAATAMICLAYFLSHPIEDRQVKGHTLLDYLTFAPFAFPATALGIGMIRFWNRPLTEAIYNSSLIVVLAYIARFIPFSIRTLNSNLKQISTSVIEAAVLCEKSWFKRTVKIQLPLSLKGVAAGWVIAFILCTGELGATLLVIPPGNGSISLKIYTLMHYGANKIVAALALIVIGINLLISFTVLSSMRFGWRRQQI
- a CDS encoding chromate resistance protein produces the protein MTYQKNSDEMVFVMWMKKISVVIILFLTASDLYSQGSVHIYSTGSIMEIDRCASAWLIKKFVDKKAVFKFFPDGEIIEVGIPFDTPDAELSRTHRRSTFEVIMDTYQIVDHRLETLKKNIHDIEINFWGKKGSAESTIFAADVNKIINQAKNNDDCLEKCFIYLDKMIENRDLSQKIKVK
- a CDS encoding extracellular solute-binding protein, with the translated sequence MQKIVLGCVVLIVLVGGGRIGYYADAREVVVFTALDQIFSEPILQDFEKATGITVKAVYDIEATKTTGLVNRLIAEKKNPQCDVFWNNEVIKSIILKRKGIITPYVSPASVDIPIHFKDKDGYWTGFAARARVLVINTELVDNNQQPDSIFNLTDSRWKGKIAIANPLFGTTSTHVAALFSYLGKDKARQYFENLKKNQIRIVDGNSVVKDQVGAGELKAGFTDTDDVNMGLKFGMPLRPLYPDKRGMGTLLIPNTVSLIANCPNPNEGKELIDYLLSKEVEKKLAFSPSVQMPLRPDVPTPENFVNIAQIKAMEVNYEKVADEMDGAVIFVQNLFIR